A single region of the Hyphomonas adhaerens MHS-3 genome encodes:
- the ispG gene encoding flavodoxin-dependent (E)-4-hydroxy-3-methylbut-2-enyl-diphosphate synthase, which yields MSHNPIRPWRDITRRKSRQIRVGDVLVGGDAPIAVQTMTNTPTEDAAATIAQIQRAAEAGADIVRVSCPTEEATAAMPEICRASPVPIVADIHFHYKRGIEAADAGAACLRINPGNIGSEARVKEVVAAARANGCSIRIGVNGGSLERHLLEKYGEPCPDAMVESALDHARILDDFGFHDYKISVKASDMFLTVAAYQQLAEATDAPLHLGITEAGGLRTGTVKSSIGMGALLWAGIGDTIRVSLSADPVEEVKVGFEMLKSLGLRTRGVNIVACPSCARQGFDVIKTVEILEQRLSHIHEPISLSIIGCVVNGPGEAALTDLGFTGGGKESGKMFVAGRPDHNVSNDEMIEHIVDLVEQKAERLRAEREEAEVAAE from the coding sequence ATGAGCCACAATCCGATCCGTCCCTGGCGTGACATCACGCGGCGCAAGTCCCGGCAAATCCGCGTTGGCGATGTTCTGGTTGGCGGGGATGCCCCCATCGCCGTGCAGACCATGACCAACACGCCGACAGAGGATGCCGCCGCAACCATTGCGCAGATCCAGCGTGCGGCAGAGGCCGGCGCCGACATCGTGCGCGTCTCCTGCCCGACGGAAGAGGCGACCGCCGCCATGCCGGAGATCTGCAGGGCCTCGCCCGTGCCGATCGTGGCCGACATCCATTTTCACTACAAACGCGGTATCGAGGCGGCAGACGCCGGCGCGGCCTGCCTGCGGATCAATCCCGGCAATATCGGGTCTGAAGCGCGCGTGAAGGAAGTTGTCGCCGCGGCCCGCGCCAATGGCTGTTCCATCCGGATCGGCGTGAATGGCGGCAGCCTGGAGCGGCACCTGCTGGAGAAATATGGCGAGCCATGCCCGGACGCGATGGTGGAAAGCGCGCTGGACCATGCCCGCATTCTCGATGATTTCGGCTTCCACGATTACAAGATTTCGGTGAAGGCCTCCGACATGTTCCTCACCGTTGCGGCCTACCAGCAGCTGGCCGAAGCGACCGACGCGCCGCTGCACCTCGGCATTACCGAGGCGGGCGGGCTTCGGACGGGGACGGTCAAATCCTCCATCGGCATGGGCGCGCTGCTCTGGGCCGGGATTGGCGACACGATCCGCGTGTCTCTGTCGGCCGATCCGGTCGAAGAGGTGAAGGTCGGCTTTGAAATGCTGAAATCGCTCGGCCTGCGCACACGCGGCGTGAACATCGTTGCGTGCCCCAGCTGCGCCCGTCAGGGTTTCGACGTCATCAAGACGGTCGAGATTCTGGAACAGCGTCTGTCGCACATCCACGAACCGATTTCGCTGTCCATTATCGGCTGCGTCGTCAACGGCCCGGGCGAAGCGGCCCTGACCGATCTCGGCTTTACCGGCGGCGGCAAGGAAAGCGGCAAAATGTTCGTGGCCGGACGGCCGGACCACAATGTCTCCAATGACGAGATGATCGAACACATTGTCGACCTGGTCGAGCAGAAAGCCGAACGCCTGCGTGCCGAACGCGAAGAGGCTGAGGTCGCGGCGGAATAA
- a CDS encoding DUF1254 domain-containing protein, with product MKNFLTGLAAFLITGALAHFVVLNALPGKIMSKVRDRMMERGLTENAWQMTPRTSPETQTVVRPAPDLAYAICLIDLSDGPVELTAPAWTDYASLSVFAATTDNVYAGSLDARTPGTPIVRHVIVAMEDQSVPETGETEIVRVKAPEALALIRRLAPTQDAYDAAAALIPESSCKPL from the coding sequence ATGAAAAACTTCCTGACCGGCCTTGCCGCCTTCCTGATCACTGGCGCACTCGCGCATTTCGTCGTGCTCAACGCCCTGCCCGGCAAGATCATGTCAAAAGTCCGTGACCGGATGATGGAACGCGGGCTGACGGAGAATGCCTGGCAGATGACCCCGCGCACCAGCCCGGAAACGCAGACCGTCGTGCGCCCCGCACCGGACCTTGCCTACGCCATCTGCCTGATTGACCTGTCGGACGGGCCGGTCGAACTCACCGCCCCGGCCTGGACCGATTATGCATCCCTGTCGGTGTTCGCCGCCACGACGGACAATGTCTATGCAGGCTCGCTCGATGCGCGCACGCCGGGCACACCGATTGTGCGGCATGTCATCGTCGCAATGGAAGACCAGTCTGTGCCGGAGACCGGTGAAACGGAAATCGTTCGTGTGAAAGCGCCGGAAGCGCTGGCCCTGATCCGCCGTCTCGCCCCAACGCAGGATGCCTATGATGCAGCGGCGGCGCTGATCCCGGAAAGCAGCTGCAAGCCGCTCTAG
- a CDS encoding DUF1214 domain-containing protein, which translates to MKLAPLLIGGILGLAAGAASAMVMAGMVGSGIRLSGDVDVENWQSDWTIGSAAANPWTRARIARHGLLALTKEEAVYFTRASDDDGKPLMEACTYRVSGTAMPALWWSVTLYDGDSRLPPNTDKALSYDLTKAAAEGDADAWSFTVSPSRPAEGGWVSSRAADKFDLTLRLYKPSAALLSDPEATLPAPSVERLSCGGQGS; encoded by the coding sequence ATGAAACTGGCGCCTCTTCTGATTGGCGGCATCCTCGGCCTCGCCGCGGGTGCCGCGTCCGCCATGGTGATGGCGGGCATGGTCGGCTCCGGCATCCGCCTGTCAGGCGATGTCGACGTCGAGAACTGGCAGAGCGACTGGACCATCGGGTCAGCCGCCGCCAATCCGTGGACGCGGGCCCGCATCGCCCGCCACGGCCTGCTGGCGCTGACAAAAGAGGAGGCGGTCTATTTCACCCGGGCGAGTGATGATGACGGCAAGCCGCTCATGGAAGCCTGCACCTACCGGGTCAGCGGCACGGCCATGCCCGCGCTCTGGTGGTCTGTCACCCTGTATGACGGCGACAGCCGCCTGCCGCCCAACACGGACAAGGCCCTGTCTTACGATCTCACCAAGGCGGCCGCCGAAGGCGACGCGGACGCGTGGAGCTTTACCGTCTCCCCCTCCCGCCCGGCTGAGGGCGGATGGGTGTCGAGCCGGGCTGCGGACAAGTTCGACCTGACGCTGCGCCTCTACAAACCATCCGCAGCCTTGCTGTCCGATCCGGAAGCCACCCTGCCCGCGCCTTCTGTCGAGCGGCTGTCCTGCGGAGGGCAAGGATCATGA